Within the Vicinamibacteria bacterium genome, the region CTCCAAACAGGACGACGCGATCCCGGCGCCGATCGTAGACCGCGCGGTGATGGTCGCGCCCCGACGGACGTGGACCGGTGGCATCGCTCTCGCGCCACTCGGCTCCATTCCAGAGCCACGTATCGGCGAGCGAGGCTCCCGAGCGCCCGACACCGTCTCTTCCACCGAAGAGAACTACGATTTTCCGCCGGGAGTCGTAAGCGACCGCGGGCCATCTTCGCGGCGAAGGGCCGGCCGTCGCCAGGAGTTGCCACGACTTTCCGTTCCAACCCCAGGTGTCGCCTTTGGGCTCGCCGTCCGGGCCAAAACCCCCGAAGAGAAGGGTCGTTCCCCGGGCTTCGTCGAAGACCAATTCGTGTCCGTAGCGGGCACCCGGTGAGTCCTGCGCGAGCAATTGGCCCGCGCCCGCGACAACCAGGAGAGCCTCGACCGAGAATATCGACATCATCATCGTCGTTTATCGCTCCCGAGTGGTGTTTCTCCCGCCCGTCCGCCTATGCTAGTCTAACGAACGAGCAGAAATGAGCGAGGCAATTGGCGAAGGTCCGATAGGACCGAAGACCAGCAACACGTTCATGGATTCGAACGATGCTTTCGACCCGGACCCCACTTCTCGCCGAGACGGT harbors:
- a CDS encoding kelch repeat-containing protein — its product is MMMSIFSVEALLVVAGAGQLLAQDSPGARYGHELVFDEARGTTLLFGGFGPDGEPKGDTWGWNGKSWQLLATAGPSPRRWPAVAYDSRRKIVVLFGGRDGVGRSGASLADTWLWNGAEWRESDATGPRPSGRDHHRAVYDRRRDRVVLFG